The nucleotide sequence TCAGAAAGGTGTCCAGAAATATCAGTTAAGGTCCAGAAATTGAGTGGTCATTTATATGCCCATGGCCCGGAGTCATCTACCTGAATGTTACCCCACTTGTCTAGTGGTCAATACAGTACCTCTATTGGTCAGTCACTTACCTGACTGTTTCTCCACTTGTCCAATGACTGCAGCCTTTTCTCCACTGGTCATCAGCTGGTCAGTAATCTGTGTAGCCAGAGAGGCGTCAACTATCAGGACTGCCCCTACACCACAGTTGAATGTCTTGGCCATCTCTTCTGCTGGTATATTTCCCTGATAATGATgcattacatgttttaatttagaACAAAACTATGACATACAAAGTGGCTCAAAAGTTGCAATATGATAACAATGACCTAGCAAATATAGCTACAGCTGTATATGTATTTTAGAACAATTCTTATATTCCAAAGAAAAAACATAGAAACAGCTGTGGCTTTGTTTTGGGCGCCAATAACATCAGCCAAAGCTGTTACTTCACAACAgaatgttgcattttattgttttaatttacgaTTGTTGTATTTTACTCATAGGTGAAGCTGTTTATTATTGCCTCATATACACCCAAAGCTGATTTTCAACAACACCTGTGTTCCAAACTACAATTGTAGCTATAAATGTACACCTGTGGCTGAAATTCTGAATACAGCTGTAGCTATGAATGTACAGGTACAGCTGTGGCTGTACTTCGGAATACAGCTGTAGCTATAAACGTACATCTGTAGCTGTACTTCTGAATACAGCTGTAGCTATAAATgtacacgggttttgcacgtgacatgtcgtcttggtatgtcaaacacatgtggcatgttattttaaaatatgtctgtacatgagaaagttacagcccgtaAACGACCAACTATACTCTTatgtatccttatatgcagcattccatagtattcAAACAATAAGTGTGACTTTAACCATAAAGGTGGGATCACAGGTCTTGGTACACAAAACATCGTCTtagtatgccgaacacatgtgtcaagttattTCATAGAACAAAGTCCATACAAGAGACACTTACAGCCCATACACGAGATGTTGCACACACGGACGGATATGAGGACAGACTGACAGATGGTGCATTTTTAATTTGCCCActttcgggggcataaaaacaaataagctaTATTTAACATATCTCCAGTCCTGTAACACTCACCTTCTCCGATAGCCAACCAAACACGGGAGCCATCTCCCACTTGCTTGCATCCAGCCTGACCCGAAGTCCATCAGGAAGGATTCTGGGGACGTTCTCCACCAGACCACCACCCGTGATGTGGGCAAACGCTTTGATGTCACCTGTTCTCATCAAAGGGAGGACAGAGGATACATAGATCTTTGTTGGTGTCAGAAGGTCCTCTCctgcaaaataaatgtacatttttgaagtatttgaaTCTGTAAAAAGGTCTAGGACAGACAATGTGGTTTTTGGGgccatttttataaacaatattcgATTATAATTCAAATGTCAACTGAAAGTCTTTTTCACAAATGTTTTAACAGATTTCCATTCAGAAATtctaaaagaaaaagaaatagttATATTGTTGTTGCTTATTTACAATTCAAGCATTCTGTTTGAAGTTGTGAAGCCCACAAATAAACGATTAATAATCTTGAGTATTTGtgtatattcaattttaatacaaGAGTATTTACATAAAATTCCCAATAccttgaaaaacaacaattccCAATTCCAGGAATATAGGCCATTTATCCCAACAAGAGCACCAACTGTCGGAAAATACTTCCATCCTATTGATAGGACACCTAGTTTGGTGATATCTGATGTTACCCAATTTAGAGAGTGAACATGGCATGGCAGTGGACATACCAATTCAAGACATATCTCTGGCGTGACTCCGGCAATATGGCTAGTTATCAAACCTGATTAAGATATTCTGACTACATTGAGTGATGATTGAACAAATGCTTCTAAATATATTGAACGGACAAGACCCATTTAAATTTTAGGTAATTCCTATGataaaagggcaataactctggaGCAACTAGAGCTATATGGCTACTTATCGAACATGTCTAAGATTTTATaccaatacacattctgaccaaatttggcaATGATCTGACAAGGCTACTTATGGATCCGATTACATATTAGATGATGCCCGCCCACCTGTATGCTCAACAGGTTTAACTATCAAACCTTCCTTTCTATGAACAGCATATAAAAACTGAAGATAGACACCTGCACAGAATTACCCGGAGAAACAGTCCTACAGAGTAACTATGTCCTgcttaattatattaaaagacCTATTTGTCACAGTAAGCCATATCCTTTAATTCTAAACAGCCCATTATTGCCAAAAGTAAGAATAAccttacttttatttttttaaaaacattcactGTCATTTTGGGGCTCAATAGTGATCATCATGTATATTAAGTATGCATTTAACTGTTACATAATCCATACCAAGAGATTTGCCAGTCTTAAAGGGCGATGGCTTATCATATCTGAGCTCTAACTTCTCCACAAGTTTCCTGACGAGACTAAACCCGTTGCTATGGAGACCAGAGGAAGCCAATCCAATCACAGCATCCCCAGCAATGATGTTCTGGACCCTTGGCAGGATCCGGTTTCGCTCCACTGCTCCCACTGCGAAACCAGCGACGTCGTAATCTCCATGTTGGTACATTCCCGGCATTTCTGCTGTTTCACCTCCTGAATGCATACAAAACATAGAGTTGTTAAAAGGGCTGGACACCAGAAGGACCCAAAATCGGTAAATACAgtttttcctcaaaacaagcctagaatatAAATGCAAGCTAGAAGGAtgctgataatacatcattttacatgattaaaataataaacgcaacaatcatgttgctgtctcatcggTGTTTCCCAGTTTGaaaatagtgcataatggttttccagtttaaatcatatctggttaagagtacagataaatatactgatgctatttttaaacttactggggtTTATAGTAGTAGACAATCCCAGTATATGTTGATTTGGAAAAATTtgcaaaaactgtgaaagatgcACGTGTCACAGGCGATGTGATAAATTAGTAAGTAAGATTTAATGTGCTGTACACAATGATGTCAATCTTATGGAAGTTTTTCTTTATTCCTTGCAGTTGTACCATCgtgtgtctagcccctttaaatcAATAATACTTTCATGAATGTAAATGTTACTATTGAAAACAAAAGATTTTCTTGCAATCACTAACAAAAACCTATCCCTAATCTACATGTTCATGACAattgtattcaatttaaaattattaaaacccTATTTTTCTTAACTTGAGAATTCACTTCGctataacatcaaataaatatatatttcaatttgtacaaagttgaacaaaattgaatttcttattatattatgttaaaactGAGCTTAGATTTAAGTTTTGGAGAGTATTTCAAACAATACTCACCAACAAGAGCACATCCGGCTAGCTTGCACCCCTCGGAAATCCCCTGTATAACATCCCTAGCCACACCCACATTTAGTCGCCCTGTGGCGAAGTAGTCCAGGAAATAAAGCGGCTCAGCACCATGTGCTAAGATGTCGTTCACACACATGGCGACAAGGTCTAAACCAATTGTTGAGTGCTTCCCTGTCATCTGAGCAATCTGGAtaataaatgaagttttaaaacaCATGATGTCAAAATACTATTGTGTTCTTGgcataattacatgtatgtacaaagGCAACCAGTTCAAAGTCAATATCCTGTAGTCCGCACAATCTGGGGCGAATATAGTAAGTAAACTGAGTATGAgatgttaattttaaaaacattgataccTGAATACCAGTGGGCTGGGTATATATTGGACAGTACCAGGGTAAAATCCAAGTATCTGGTACCTGACCAATACCAAATTACCATctcatgtttaaagtttttaagGTATCATAAATTAGCCTTGTTACCTGCTGCATGTTGAAGAGAATGAAAGAGGTGTATCTTCTCCATGTGTTTCTTCATTGATTATAATCCCCAACCTTTGTGAGTTCATATGAACAGTGAGACAGCATTTCGTCTTTTCATTTGATGAaccataaaaaaaatgtttcctttttgttttagatgacattttattgttacTTCGCAATAGTTTGACTTCCAGGAAGCATTATTTTAAGCTAAATTTTGGAATGAGATACAGTCAAAACTTGCTATGTCAAACTCTGTTATCTCAACATTCTAGTCGAACTCAAATGTGTTGGGTTTAGTTAAACTTGTTTTGAATTCAGttatatgaaatgtttgttatctCAAAGTATTTCCCAAGGTCCCAGCGAGTTTTGATTGTACCAATAGTGCTGCTTAAAACGTAAGACAAACCTTGAGTTTGGTTCCCACACCATCTGTTCCGGAGACCAGTATTGGATCCTGGAAACCGGCTGCCTTCACATCAAACAGGGCACCAAACATTCCCAGGGAAGCCATGCATCCAGACCTTTAATAgtttacaacatttatattatatgcaaaatagagttatttaacttaattaattaagaaggttggatggttggtccatgtataaagtttcaatacaatacataatataattgctgagataatgaaatgtggttacatgcaaaacattaaccagaagttgaataataaagtctcaatgcaaaacatcaaGTAGGTaatgagatattaacctatgtgtgcttacatgaaAATCTTTAACCAGAACTTGTAAgttgatatatatgaaaaggcccattatttgcattatattcaaattagtgttatctaacttcattaattaagtaggttggatagttgggaatatTACATTCTTAAGTTTGAATgcaatacatgttgtatttgctgAGAAAATGACTTGAaggtgctaacatgcaaaaccttaccAAGGTGTGAAACATACGCTTTAAAGTgtcttattcttcgaatagtcaagcttaAAAATCCAGGGGATACTGTATGGCATTTATGTAAACTCTTACCTATTAGAAGCCGCTGCCATTGGTTTTATGGCCTGTACTAGACTGTTCCCAGCAGCGATATCCACACCGGCGTCCTTGTAACTTAGAGGTGGTGTATGCAGGGACCTGGATAAAATTGAATCTGTGATCAAAGttaatatttcatgtacatgGGTTTTCTTCCCTATGATTTACATTGTATCTATTTCTTGAGTTACAatacagacggacggacaatgcaaatataatatgcattaacAGCTTTTTTTACCATAGACAGACAGAAGTATGGATAGTGCGAATACTACATGCCTCCTTTTGAGAAGATAaatataatagggttattagtactgcattttgatcTGGGaggtggatttttgcagatttggatTTCACAAGGCGCAAGCCGAGTGAAATCATAATCTGAAAAATtcacgagagtcgaatacggcattccggatcaaaacgcagtactaataacgcttttattataattatacattactggttagatcacttaaaagccacatgttttcataataaatgtcatttaaacgccgcactattttattttatgacatcattttaacatcgcgcaacgatactggTTATGAattgacgtcacaagagtggaatacggccgaattgcactggagtggaatatgGACTActgtattttgcgatatgtattgcgtgtggatttatgatgggtatattataaaaagaaatattcattttggtaaACATTAAACCTCCTTTCACCATCGACAAGTTACTTAAAAGTTTTACACAAAGAACAAGGCAAGTCCTACCTGCTCACCACCCTGAAGCCAATATCCTTTCTATGAAATGCCCCGTCAAATTTCACCATATTTGCCCCCTTCTGTGCAGCACTTGCTGCAGTCTCGAAGTCCAACTCCATTGCCATGACAGCAAGGACACGCCCTCCACTGGTAACCAAGGTTTCGTCCTTCATTGTGGTCCCTGCATGGAATATTGTGAGGCCCAGGTTTTCTGCTTCTTCCAGGCCTATATGTATTCAACAGTATAATCATTCAACTAATATAAcgtaaacaagagatgttttgtcaaatattatgcCAACCCCCACCCCCCCTAgcggtcatttactggtcatgcccaacctttatgtcaagtttaatgaccatagGTAAAGTAAATGGCGAGAttgcgttcaaggtcaccatgacgttgatctttgacccgatgatcCCTTAAATGaatagtggtcatctactggtcaggcccaactgcGAAGTCAAgtctgagggccatgggtgcaggcattgttgagttatcacttggacaaccttttagcacttgaggtcactgtgaccttgacctaaaatcaataggggtcatctactgttcaggactagcctccatgtcaagtttgatgaccataagtccaggcattgttgagttatcactcggacaagcttttcttgtttaaggtcactgtgaccttcacctttgactcgatgacccctaaaatcaataggtgtcatctactggtcaggcccaaccttcatgtcaagtttgatgaccaaaggtccaggaattgttgagttatcacttggacaagctttggtctacagaCGTACTGACTGACCAACCTTCcaaccgacatgtgcaaagcaatttacccctcttctttgaaggtgtgtgggggggggggggggggaataaaaaaataatatctacTACAATTACCTAATCCAAATGTCTTTTCCTGTATTTTGGCAAAATAACCTATACAGTACTCATGGCATTTGGAATTTACgctacatattttacaaaatctgaatttttgatatatattgatgTAAGTTACTCAAACTCCATTTATTTGACGTAatctttttaacttttttagaATTGGATGTATGGCCTTACAGGAGGGCTTATCATTTATCTAGTAAAGACTTAAAAGGTCAACATTAACTAAATGACCTTCATGTCATTTGATTATTAATCAGAATTTAATAAAGTAGGATACGCTGCTGGTCAAATTAATCCCTTTTTCCCATGCTTTTGTCACACAAAAAGAAGTATACACATGCCATTCTATTCTTAGTGGCAGGAAAGAGTGACATTATATTTCCTTATGGTTTTAAACATACTATAAGACATATTCTTGCTTGTCACAGTTGAATTTTGATGATGCTTATCTTGATATTATACCAGAAATAGGGCATCCTTTCTTGTAAGTCCCCGGGTACCCCCCACTGGCCATCACCACTCCCAGGACTTTCTTCTGGGTGTCAAACTCAGGTTCCCTGTCTTTTAGAGTTCCAGACACACAGGCAAGGCATGTTGTAAAGAGGTCTGACTTCATCAAGGGTAGAATTGCCTAGAAAATATAAAACCATTGTAAGGCCAACATATGAACtaattgctagatttttatCCAAttcttttttacatgtgaatgtttacatgTACACCAGCTGGTATTAATAAACGTTGTTTTCGGACAGCACTGGACCGATACCCAAATTCAGACCACAGTTCCACATTTTTCAAGTCAATAAAGTTTTAAGGGGCTGCAGTAAAATGAGGGGGCGGGTGGgaatgaaaatctagcaattaatttatagtggCCTAAGAAATCCCTGTCAAAAACAGTTTGGTTAAAcgataaacagtttaaactttATCAGACATTGAATTGCCCAGATAgctttttaattgtaaatataaatggtCATGAAGAAAGGAATAATCATATAAAGTCTGGCTAAAATTAGCTGgagtttttatttttcttctttacTTTGAACCTATATAAGTTTTTATCTCATACTTCAAAAACTAAGAGtttattgttgcattttgttatataaacattttccaaCCTGTGTTTCCGGGTCACCAAACCTACAGTTGAACTCGAGCACCTTGGGTCCATCTTCGGTCATCATCAGACCCGCATACAACACCCCTGAAGTGGATTGTACAGCAAACAATATTACACCAGACAGAAAACAATTTTGGTTACATATCCAACTTTACTTTTTGGCAATACATCCAATTCTGAGATTCAATTTCATAATtgttcatgtgaatatcttattTATACTGATCACATGATGTTTTTTGCATGACAACAATTCCAACactataacaaaacattttagtaCCCCAACTTCTTTTCTTCCAAAAAAGAGCAAAGCAAGTGGACAGGCTACACTTTAAGGGAAAAAAGTCtggaaatataaaattttaaaaaaattcaaagacCAATGTTTAAAAGCCATTCCTACCTTTATAAGGTATTCCGTCCTCCCTCAAACCATCAACAGTTTTCTGCATGATCTCTTCCTTGATTTTCCTTAGGTCAGAGAATCCAACCTTCGAATATTCAAAATTAGTAACAGACATTAATCAGtacactttttatcatttgtgcaaaatatgtacatgcatGTAAGTTGACCtacatctacatgtacatgtatgtcagttGATGTGGACctacatttacatgtatgtgagTTGAAGTTGACCGACATGTACATTTATGCAAGCTCAAATGGAccttcatgtacatgtatgcaggTGGGCATGGAAATACATGTATCCAAGTGGGTGTGgacctacatgtacatgaatacaaGTGGGTGTTGacctttatgtacatgtatgtaaatgggGGTGgatctacatgtatgtgtatgcaaATGAGTGTGgacctacatgtatgtgtatgcaaATGGTGTGGAcctatatgtatgtgtatgacctacatgtatgtgtatgcaaATAAGTGTGGACCTACATTTATGTGTATGCAAATGAGTGTGgacctacatgtatgtgtatgcaaATAAGTGTGGACCTACATGAATGTATTTGCAAATGGTGTGgacctacatgtatgtgtatacaAATGAGTGTGgacctacatgtatgtgttacaGTGTATGCAAATGTGTGTGgacctacatgtatgtgtatgcaaATGAGCGTGgacctacatgtatgtgtatgcaaGTGGTTGTGGACTAAGGTGTATGCAAGTGGTTGTGGACTTAGGTGTATGCAAGTGGTAGTGGACTTAGGTTAATGCAAGTGGTTGTGGACTTAGGTGTGTGCAAGTGGTTGTGGACTCAGGTGTATGCAAGTGGTTGTGGACTTAGGTTAATGCAAGTGGTTGTGGACTTAGGTTAATGCAAGTGGTTGTGGACTTAGGTGTATGCAAGTGGTTGTGGACTTAGGTTAATGCAAGTGGTTGTGGACTTAGGTTAATGCAAGTGGTTGTGGACTAAGGTGTATGCAAGTGGTTGTGGACTTAGGTTAATGCAAGTGGTTGTGGACTTAGGTGTATGCAAGTGGTTGTGGACTTAGGTTAATGCAAGTGGTTGTGGACTTAAGTGTATGCAAGTGGTTGTGGACTTAGGTTAATGCAAGTGGTTGTGGACTTAGGTGTATGCAAGTGGTTGTGGACttacagtactgttaagaccaaactttacACCCTTGTGCACTAGGAGTGAACTACTAGTGAACAATTTGTGCACTATTGATAAACTAATGTAGTCTGTAGTTTATTTGATAAGCCAGTATTGATTTTTCTGGTCCACTGAGATTGGCCTtactatattgattttatatcacTGATAAGATCTTTTCCTCTACcagttcatttcaaaacttGTGACAAAATCTTTTAGTATTCACTGATGACTTTATGATGTAAAGCCATTGTACTAGGCTTATAAGACAAGGGGTTTctatatttgtcaattttattttattgttgataaaaaaagaatattacatttcttaaaataaatacattaagtttatttgtaagccaatattttgaaacaggagtgttatataatataattatgttacta is from Mya arenaria isolate MELC-2E11 chromosome 9, ASM2691426v1 and encodes:
- the LOC128245652 gene encoding trifunctional purine biosynthetic protein adenosine-3-like — encoded protein: MPANVLVIGGGGREHALSWKLAQSSEVKAIYVSPGNAGTDKCGKIENVALDVKDHDSIASWCREKAVELVVVGPEDPLAAGLADSLDSQGIKCFGPSAKAAQIESSKVFAKEFMEKHSIPTARYASFTDVDQAIQYIEGADFPAHVVKASGLAAGKGVVIATNNEEACQAVRDCLQERKFGTAGETVIVEELLTGEEVSVLAFTDGETVCMMPPAQDHKRLLDRDEGPNTGGMGTVCPYPKVGFSDLRKIKEEIMQKTVDGLREDGIPYKGVLYAGLMMTEDGPKVLEFNCRFGDPETQAILPLMKSDLFTTCLACVSGTLKDREPEFDTQKKVLGVVMASGGYPGTYKKGCPISGLEEAENLGLTIFHAGTTMKDETLVTSGGRVLAVMAMELDFETAASAAQKGANMVKFDGAFHRKDIGFRVVSRSLHTPPLSYKDAGVDIAAGNSLVQAIKPMAAASNRSGCMASLGMFGALFDVKAAGFQDPILVSGTDGVGTKLKIAQMTGKHSTIGLDLVAMCVNDILAHGAEPLYFLDYFATGRLNVGVARDVIQGISEGCKLAGCALVGGETAEMPGMYQHGDYDVAGFAVGAVERNRILPRVQNIIAGDAVIGLASSGLHSNGFSLVRKLVEKLELRYDKPSPFKTGKSLGEDLLTPTKIYVSSVLPLMRTGDIKAFAHITGGGLVENVPRILPDGLRVRLDASKWEMAPVFGWLSEKGNIPAEEMAKTFNCGVGAVLIVDASLATQITDQLMTSGEKAAVIGQVEKQSVASCERRVIIERLPQALINCWRHIPGVSRKKRIGVLISGSGTNLQALIDFTRDPMNFSAAEIVLVISNKADVQGLTRAEKAGIATKVINHKNFGSREEFDSALHHSLVAAGVEIVCLAGFMRILSGEFVRKWLGRMLNVHPSLLPAFKGADAHWQVLKAGVKVSGCTVHFVAEEVDTGAIVVQESVPVFHDDTEETLSERVKQREHKAFPRALELLASDQVKMDPAGKIQWST